The Nocardioides zeae genome includes the window GGACACGGTCTCGAGGCCCCGCTCGTGACCGGAGGCAGCGTCGCCTACGCGAACCTCGACATCGCGGCCAGCGCGCCCGTGCTGAGTGCCGTCCACGACGAGGTGGAAGCGTTCCTCCCTTGGTACGCCAGCGTCCACCGCGGCGCTGGCTACGCCTCGAAGGTCGCGACCGACGCCTACGAGCGGTCCCGCGCCACCATCGGCGCTTTCGTCGGCGCGCGTCCTGACGACGTCGTGGTGCTCACGGCGCAGACGACCGACGCTCTCAACCTCCTGGCCAGGGCGGTGCCGGGACGCGCCGTGCACCTCGACCTCGAGCACCACGCCAACCTGCTGCCGTGGCGGCGCCCGGGTGACACGGCGGTGCCGGCGCGCAGCACCCTCGCCGAGACACTGGCCGCGCTGGAGCGGGAGCTGCGCCGGGAGCCCGCGGCCCTGTTGGCCGTCACCGGTGCGTCCAACGTCACCGGCGAGATCCTGCCGATCGCCCGACTCTCCGATCTGGCCCACCGCCACGGCGCCCGGATCGCGGTGGACGCCGCGCAGCTCGCGCCTCACCGTCGGGTCGACCTCGCCTCGACGGACGTCGACTACCTGGCTCTGTCCGGCCACAAGCTCTACGCGCCCTACGGTGCGGGGGCGCTCGTCGGTCGCCGCGACTGGCTCGACGCCGCGCCTCCGAAGCTGTCGGGGGGTGGTGCCGTCCGCCGCGTGTGGGCCGACGACGTCGACTGGGGCGTGGCCCCGGCGCGCCACGAGGCGGGGTCCCCCAACGTCGTCGGTGCGCTCGCGCTCGCCGCGGCCTGCCGCGCCATCGAGGCGCTCGGAGCGGGGGTGGTGACCTCCCACGAGGAAGCGCTGACCGCGGCCCTGCGCACCGGGCTCGCCGCCGTACCGGGCGTGCGCCTCCTCGACCTCTGGCCTGGCGAGGTCGATCGCATCGGGGTCGTCAGCTTCACCGTCGACGGCGTGCCGGCCGAGCTCGTCGCGCAGGTGCTCTCGGCCGAGCACGGGATCGGGGTCCGCGACGGACGGTTCTGCGCCCACCTGCTGCTCGACCGCCTCAGTCCCGGGCGGACCGCGGTGCGGGCGAGCGTGGGGCTGGGCACGGCGGGCAGTGAGGTCGACAGGCTGGTGCGGGGCGCTGCCGCC containing:
- a CDS encoding aminotransferase class V-fold PLP-dependent enzyme, yielding MITTPTPPADAATAVAPADPVTLVAPVAPVLGHGLEAPLVTGGSVAYANLDIAASAPVLSAVHDEVEAFLPWYASVHRGAGYASKVATDAYERSRATIGAFVGARPDDVVVLTAQTTDALNLLARAVPGRAVHLDLEHHANLLPWRRPGDTAVPARSTLAETLAALERELRREPAALLAVTGASNVTGEILPIARLSDLAHRHGARIAVDAAQLAPHRRVDLASTDVDYLALSGHKLYAPYGAGALVGRRDWLDAAPPKLSGGGAVRRVWADDVDWGVAPARHEAGSPNVVGALALAAACRAIEALGAGVVTSHEEALTAALRTGLAAVPGVRLLDLWPGEVDRIGVVSFTVDGVPAELVAQVLSAEHGIGVRDGRFCAHLLLDRLSPGRTAVRASVGLGTAGSEVDRLVRGAAALVQHGPQWRYAGADEGYVPLEDPRVLTPWVQLRAPGPPSC